A genome region from Gemmatimonadota bacterium includes the following:
- a CDS encoding caspase family protein, with protein MRKALVIGIDHYDKLKPLHGCVNDARAVSEVLEVHGDGSPNFGVSLRTASSANQGITRGDLKDLIEELFADDSEIALLYFAGHGHVEATGGYLCGSETRRGDDGLALGEVLTLALASKAQNKIIILDSCHSGVAGNPAGHTSAELSDGMTILAASTETQYASEENGSGIFTTLLVDALAGAASNLVGDVTPGSVYAHVDQSLGPWQQRPVFKTNVKRFVSLRRVLPPLPLQELRLIAKLFPAADFDFRLDPTFEPELRGRPEGAPPPDPRNTATFAILQRYNRVNLVKPFDAPHMWHAAIESKSCRLTPLGAHYRRLVANKRI; from the coding sequence ATGCGCAAGGCCTTGGTCATCGGCATCGACCACTACGACAAGCTCAAGCCGCTGCACGGCTGCGTGAACGACGCGCGGGCGGTGAGCGAGGTCCTCGAGGTGCATGGCGACGGCTCTCCCAATTTCGGCGTGTCGCTGCGTACCGCCTCCAGCGCAAACCAAGGGATCACCCGCGGCGATCTCAAGGACCTGATCGAGGAGCTGTTCGCCGACGATTCCGAAATCGCCCTCCTCTACTTCGCCGGTCACGGTCACGTCGAGGCGACCGGTGGCTACCTGTGCGGGAGCGAGACGCGCCGCGGCGACGACGGGCTCGCGCTCGGCGAAGTCCTCACGCTCGCCCTCGCGTCGAAGGCGCAGAACAAGATCATCATCCTCGACTCGTGCCATTCCGGGGTTGCGGGGAATCCCGCCGGGCACACGAGCGCGGAGCTGTCGGACGGAATGACGATCCTCGCCGCGTCGACCGAGACGCAGTACGCCAGCGAGGAGAACGGGAGCGGGATCTTCACCACGCTGCTGGTCGATGCGCTGGCCGGCGCGGCGTCGAACCTGGTGGGCGACGTCACGCCGGGGAGCGTGTACGCGCACGTCGACCAGTCGCTGGGACCGTGGCAGCAGCGCCCCGTCTTCAAGACCAACGTCAAGCGCTTCGTTTCCCTTCGGAGGGTCCTCCCGCCGCTCCCGCTGCAGGAGCTGCGTTTGATCGCCAAGCTCTTTCCCGCGGCCGACTTCGACTTCCGTCTCGACCCCACGTTCGAGCCGGAGCTGCGCGGGCGTCCCGAGGGGGCGCCGCCCCCCGATCCGCGCAACACCGCGACCTTCGCCATCCTGCAGCGCTACAACCGAGTGAACCTGGTCAAGCCGTTCGACGCGCCGCACATGTGGCACGCGGCGATCGAGTCCAAGTCGTGCCGCCTCACGCCGTTGGGGGCCCACTACCGACGCCTGGTGGCGAACAAGAGGATATAG